From the genome of Agrobacterium tumefaciens:
TTCGTTGGCAAGTGGGACTTCCTCGGCGCGTTTGCCGTTTCGGTAGAGGTAGGAGGCAACGATGGTCATAAAAATCCGATCCGATCAGGCACGACAAGAGCAGAGAGACTAAGACACGGCGTCCCTTGTTCCAAGCTTGTCTCTGAATGTACGATGGCAGTAGGGCTACGGTATAAATACCTTGAGCGCTTTCTCGATGATCGCAAACTGGACCGGGGTTTGCGTCTTGAGTTCGCCGTCCAGATTTACCGGGCGCGGTTTGCTTGTCTCTATCGTCAGAGCTTTGGTCGAAAAGGCGCGAACATCATCCCAATCTCCGTGCGTTCCGCGGCGGATTGCCGGTAACAATCCAAGCAGACGCCACCAATGATCGACTTCTAAACTGTAGAAATCGAGCATTCCGTCCGTTGCCGTGGCATCCGCATGAACGGCCATCCCGCCACCGTAGAAGCGACCATTTCCTACAGAAACCTGTAGGGTCCTGAGCTTCTCTGTATTCCCGTCGTGGTCGAGATGGGCAGTAAAAAGCCGTGAATTTGCAAGCAGTCGCGCTGCGACGAGGCCATATCCCAGTTTACCCCATCGCTTTTTCGCCTGTTGGGTCAGCGAGGCTGCGAGATCGGCGCTGAAACCGATGCTGGCGACGTTGAAGAACGCGTGCCCATTGGCGGTGCCAAGGTCGACCGCGGTCGTCTGACCTGCTGCAATAACGGCTGCGGCCATTCGAAGATCCTGCGGGATGCCCATGGTTCGAGCAAAATCGTTGGCCGTACCAAGTGGCAAGACGCCCAAGGGAAGCCCGGCCTCCAGCAATCCGGGAGCAGCATTGTTCAGGCTGCCATCACCACCGCCAACGATGACGAGGTCTACAGTGTCGCGATGGCGGACGATGAGGTCTGACGCTGATGACAAATCTTGCGAGGGCTCAACGATGCCGATACCCGCCTCTACAAGGTGATGTCGTGCCTGGGCAAGCCCCTCCCGTCCACGTCTGGAGTGGGGATTGACGAGTAGAAGCGCTTTTTTGGTCAGCCTTGCGTCGGCGATGGTCTCTGAGGTCATGCTGCTTCATATGTGCAGTGCAACACCAGAGTGCAATGAGGCTCTTTTGTCTCAAGCAGTCTTTATCAAAGCCAGGCTGGTCGCCTTCGAAGACACTAGATCGCCACCTGTTCGCCCAACTCAATAACGCGGTTTGGTGGAAGGTTGAAGTAGGCGGACGGATCAATCCCGATACCGGCCAGCGCAATATAGAGGTCTTCCTGCCACCACGGCAGACCCGTATTCGGTGTCGCGATGAGATTGCGGCGGCCGAGATAGAACGAGGTCTGCATGATCTCGAACTTGAAACCTTTTTTCTTGCAAAGCGGCAGCGCCTTGACGACGTTCGGATCGTCCATGAAGCCGAAATTCATGTCGAGGCGCATGAAATGCTTTGAAATTCGGGTGATTTCTACGCGTTCTGAGTTTGAGATGTAAGGCTTGTCATGCGTCCAGATCGTCAGGATCACATTCTGTTCATGAAGGACGTGGTTGTGCTTGAGGTTGTGGAGAAGAACACCCGGCGCTTTGTCCGGGACACTTGTCAGGAACACGGCAGTGCCGGGTACCAAGACAGGCGCATTGCGCGAACCACGATTGATGGAGCCTTCAAGCGACGTGATAAAGGTGTCGAGCGGGATGTCGTTTCGTGCAATCTTTTCTCTGAGATAACGAGACCCTTTTGTCCATGTCCACATGACAAGGATGATGACACCTGCCAGAGCCAGGGGCACCCAGCCGCCATCGTGAACCTTGAGGAGGTTTGCGGCAAGGAAAACCGCTTCGATCGCAAAGAGGGGCGCAAGCAGGATTGCTGCAGTGAAGGCAGATCTGCCTCTGACGGAACGAAGAAACTGGAAAGCCATCAGCGTTGTGACGACCATCGCTCCCGTTACCGAGATGCCGTAGGCGGTTGCAAGCGATTCCGAATCCCCGAACGAGAAGATCAGGACCAGCACGCCGATGAATAGAACCATGTTAACAGCCGGCACGTAGATCTGCCCAGTGTTCGTCTCGGATGTGAAGCGGATCATGAGCTTCGGCAGGAAACCAAGGTGAACGGCCTGGCGAGCAAGGGAGAATGCGCCCGTTATAACGGCCTGACTTGCGATCACAGTCGCCATCGTCGCCAGGATCACCATCGGAAGCAGCGCCCACTCTGGGTAGAGCAGGTAGAACGGATTTTCGATTGCCGCAGGGGTGCTGAGGACAAGCGCGCCCTGACCGAGATAGTTAAGGGCAAGAGCTGGAAACACAAGGATGAACCAGGCTGCGCTGATGGGTTTGCGCCCGAAATGACCTAGATCGGCATAAAGAGCCTCCGCGCCCGTAACAGTCAGAAACACTGCTCCAAGAACGATGAGCCCGGCCCAGCCCGCGTGCGTAATGAACCAAAGCGCATTGATCGGATTGAGCGCTTCGAGGATTGTCCAGTCGTCGCCGATATGGATAAGGCCGCCCCAGGCCATTGCCAGAAACCAAACGACGGTAATCGGACCGAAGAACTTTGCAACCGCCCCGGTGCCTTTCGACTGAACCGCAAACAGTCCAACCATTATGAGTGCTGACAACGGTAGAACATAGTCAGAGAAAGCCGGTGTAACCAGCTTCATTCCCTCCAAAGCCGACATCACGGAAAGGGCGGGAGTGATCATCGCGTCACCGATGAAGAGAGCAGATCCGACCAGGCCAGCGAAGAACAGCACGGGCATGTAGCTTCCTGTCTTCTTCATCAGAAGCGCGAGAAGCGATAGCGTGCCACCTTCACCATCATTATCTGCACGCAACAAGAATAGCACGTATTTGAATGTGACGATGATTGTCAGCGTCCAGATCATGAGGGAGATCAGGCCGACAACGTGCTCATGCTGAACACCGTTTGCCGTAAAAGGGCGCAGCGATTCCCTGAACGCGTAAAGTGGGCTTGTGCCGATATCTCCGTAGACGACACCAATGGAGCCGAGGAGTAAAACGAGAAACTTTCTGGTCTCAGACCGAGTGCCGGAGACTTGGGAGTTCGAGGACGTCATATGGTCTCCGGGCGTTCGGTCATTGCGGCTCTTTATGGTGCATCGTGAAACTTCACGCAATTCCCCTGTTCCAAGATCCGGACCGAGGTCGCGAAAATCGCACCATTTGATGCCTGTCGGATTTCATCTTTTAGCGACGTGCTTTGTTCGGCGAACGCATGGACCTCACGCTGGGGCTTAAACGCTGCTTGG
Proteins encoded in this window:
- a CDS encoding lipid kinase yields the protein MTSETIADARLTKKALLLVNPHSRRGREGLAQARHHLVEAGIGIVEPSQDLSSASDLIVRHRDTVDLVIVGGGDGSLNNAAPGLLEAGLPLGVLPLGTANDFARTMGIPQDLRMAAAVIAAGQTTAVDLGTANGHAFFNVASIGFSADLAASLTQQAKKRWGKLGYGLVAARLLANSRLFTAHLDHDGNTEKLRTLQVSVGNGRFYGGGMAVHADATATDGMLDFYSLEVDHWWRLLGLLPAIRRGTHGDWDDVRAFSTKALTIETSKPRPVNLDGELKTQTPVQFAIIEKALKVFIP
- a CDS encoding potassium transporter Kup; translation: MTSSNSQVSGTRSETRKFLVLLLGSIGVVYGDIGTSPLYAFRESLRPFTANGVQHEHVVGLISLMIWTLTIIVTFKYVLFLLRADNDGEGGTLSLLALLMKKTGSYMPVLFFAGLVGSALFIGDAMITPALSVMSALEGMKLVTPAFSDYVLPLSALIMVGLFAVQSKGTGAVAKFFGPITVVWFLAMAWGGLIHIGDDWTILEALNPINALWFITHAGWAGLIVLGAVFLTVTGAEALYADLGHFGRKPISAAWFILVFPALALNYLGQGALVLSTPAAIENPFYLLYPEWALLPMVILATMATVIASQAVITGAFSLARQAVHLGFLPKLMIRFTSETNTGQIYVPAVNMVLFIGVLVLIFSFGDSESLATAYGISVTGAMVVTTLMAFQFLRSVRGRSAFTAAILLAPLFAIEAVFLAANLLKVHDGGWVPLALAGVIILVMWTWTKGSRYLREKIARNDIPLDTFITSLEGSINRGSRNAPVLVPGTAVFLTSVPDKAPGVLLHNLKHNHVLHEQNVILTIWTHDKPYISNSERVEITRISKHFMRLDMNFGFMDDPNVVKALPLCKKKGFKFEIMQTSFYLGRRNLIATPNTGLPWWQEDLYIALAGIGIDPSAYFNLPPNRVIELGEQVAI